The genomic segment aagtatttcatatatcatattaatattatcaagacATACCTGAACAAAATTTAttagtactaaaatatttattaataatgtgtcTCGTttagcttttaaatttaaatagaaacgtCAGATGACAAAGGAACGATTAAATAATGATGAATGAGTAAACTGTCCAAGTtcatttttcatacaaataaacatgCGCAAAACACAATATAACTGTGCagtgtttgtttttattgaactttttaaaaatgtcaaactaattttatgtatctatatttataattaaaattgtatatttttattgacgtattttaatgataaattaataattaccatTTAGACACTGATGAActgtaattaatatgtaaaaatatattcctaaatatttaatatgcaaaTCTGTGTACTTAACAAATAACCCCAAAAAAAATTTACGTATAGGAACTGAATATGAATTCCTCCTATATAGTAAGACCAAAATTCggaagaaaatattttcaattccattttaaaatctttttttttttaaatgtgtttgaTATCGatacatttattgtaattatattattaataaagtattgtatttaaattccaAATGAATACGAtcgattacatttttattatttaaataaaataactttaaatgtaacatcgaaataacatttgaaaaaaaaaacactttcccTTACTATAAATACGACTTCGCTCAATCTATCatacatgtaaaaaataacttaagtatTTTTTGCAAACAAAGCATATATACTTAAACCGCGCTGTATCGTTGTTGCGGTTTAAAGATGTCATTAAATGACtgaaattatcaattaaaaatccAAATCCATAAAACTTAATTCAACATATCCACATAAACGCAATGACATATAGCGAAAATATTAAACGAACTGCAATATTTCAAAGAGATAGGTTTAGTCAATGCAAGTGCATTATTTGGGAAATTTGCTTTTGTAATAAACAATTCGTTGTTAACGAGAAATTCATTGTTCATGATgaaatttttgactttgacgcaatagaaattaaaataaattatttaattactaattagGTATGTATGtacactttttttattctaatcaaTTTACGTTTTACGACCGTAAATACGTCTGTATTATAAACTACAAAATGACTAGATTCACTCATCCGTTTTATTTGCTTTATCagcatatttacatttattatcaaCTAGATttctaagtttatattaaatgttaatagcATTATGGAAAAGATcttaaaactattaaacatataatcacATTTCATTATCTAATATCGATCAGACGAGAGCGTGTCACCGGGTCGTACTCACGatgaattatgtattttaacttttatgtaaTCAGCATATCGTATAGTACTAAGAACAAAATTGAAATGTATGCAgttctttttaaaatgattaaaacttattagaacctaacataaataaatacattcaggcacttattattatgatatatattaatgttttagtataggaatgtttatttaaaagaggcagtattttttatcattatctcAACAACCTTGGTATTATTTTAGGCAGGAATGTCATCAAATCAcctacggccttacttataaatgtaaatagtgactgtttagttaagcgcagatttatttctttctgttgttattgatttgaaattcgaaagaagaagaaacaTTGTTTagctaatcacccgctaaacgacctttataagtaagaccattaatgtttattttttttaatttttactttaaactataaagtttaaattaaacaatgagAATATGGTGAATTTATagaatacacaaataataattttaatttacttggaGAATTTTAAGctcaattatataaaaggcCTAACTGACAGATTATTATCAATACACAGAATAAGTCATACAGTCTTGGAATTTGGAGGCGTTTTAAGAGGGACGCTGCACTCTCTTTATAACTTCACTTAATCAACTCGCATGTGTCACTCATTTTAGTGACTACACAAATTCTAAAGGATTGCATTTACAGTgatgaaatttttataacattatcatatatacatattaaaaatctaGCATAAAGGACGTAATGCTAGTTTTATACAGATTTatcatctaaatatttatttttgcaagCAATGtgactacatataatatttactaaacgAGATTTAaacgcttaaaaatataaattggaccattatacaaataagttttttttacatatgtacatacttatttttattttaaaatgttcctagaaaataaacaaaacaatgacGGGATAAAATgtctcataaataattattgaaaagcTAGAAATTGATTAATCCTTGgctaacatattaaataaaaaacataattgttttttatttttatcgcagATTCTACATATTCCATTATTCAATGTAAGATACAACAAACTAACAAATTAACAATAGgtgtttctttttaatacaaGTGATTACAGACTGTTATATTTTCAACGTCCGTTATTGTTTTACCTTTTATTTGGTTAttggtgtaaaatatttttggattcttttttttaccaaattaatttaatttcaacttaatttaaattattttccagataaaacaatatgtattggaacattatatttcatattataacgaGATTTGAGAACTGTAAGTGTCCTGTTAAAAAATCGCTAGTCCTTACACTTTAATTACTTCATTAAAAATTACTGCAAATATGTAACTTTCTCGCTTGCaagtaataattttcataaaattttaactcaTGTATGCCAGTTctaactaaaaactaaaaaaaagtatCGAATTCGTTTTcattaaaacaacaattaattataaaatttgtgtcGAAAAATCTACACTTCGTATAAAACTGATCAGGATAAAAGGTGCGCGAGCTCGTCACAAACATCACTTAGGTCTCAAAATTTCAACATGATGGTGTCGTCTTGTAAGACGCCCTTGCCGCAAACATCTGACTGAAATGCGCCGATGGGCGTAGGCGTGGCTCAGGTACACAGGCCGGAGTTGTCGACTAAAGAACGCGCCAACACATCAGCCGCGGCTATATCGCTCACTTTACCTTCGAAATGCCCTCTTACATGGAACATGAACTCCGCTTTTCCTGCGAACTCCTGACGACACATGAGACACAGATGGTGTGCGTGCGTATGCTGCCGCTCTGGCGCATAGTGTGTGTGCCCATGTGTGAAGTATGCACCTCCGCCTCCTCCTTCATTCACCACAGTAGCTGTAGATACTGATGCTGTTGCTATTCCGTGTCCGTTCAAAATTTGCTGATTCTGATTATGATGGTGAAGTAATTGTAGTTTTTCTTGATTTGTAAGGTGGACTTTTTCTTGCTGCTGAAAGTTTaattaagtcacaatcacacacAATCTGCTTTCCTTAACGCTATAACAGTCCAAGACCTCTCATCTAAGCCTCATGGAAGGCTTTAGACTGTGAATGTGTTAAATTCGTTTTAAGTTCATTCAATTTAATCAACTAAAAAGAACATCTTATGAGGTgacgatattataaaatatataataattctgcTAACCTGATGTTGTGAGGCCTGTTGCATTTTATCTTGAAGCAATTTAGTGTCCGGTAGATGTGACTTGGCATGTGCACTCCATTCATCTCTTGTTGCGAAAAGTCGACCACAGAGCTCGCACGACCACGACACCACCATGCCCGCCGTTGCAGCCGCTACTGCGGCTGTCGCAGCACTTGTGTGAACTAGATTTGAATTCtgaaaaaatttgaaaaagccTTTGTTATAAGTATAACCTATTTTATCTAAACAACATTAAGTtaaatgaaatgttatgattgttTAACTCAAAACaagtttacttaaaatataaaaagatctAAGAACTACAAGTACGTTAGAATGTATTAGAAAATGGTAAAAGCaggtaattgttttattaagtaaaaaaaaaattgtccaatattttttataaaaataaataatgcgctaaaatcattaaaaatatatataagctttaGCGAAATATCCTATATAAACTtcgataataatttttcatgCCTTTATTTTTTTGTGGGATTTACCGTAAAGTTGTGTCCCGGTACCTGGCAGACCTGAATCGGCTGCTGGTGGGAATGTTGTTGCTGTTGCTGCTGCTGTTGTtgttgctgctgctgctgctgctgttgCTGAGCTACTGCTGCGATTTCTGCTTGACTAGGCTTTGTATCTTCTTGTTTCGGCTTAACGTCGTCTAATTTTAAAGCtgcaaataaacattaatattttaattttattatagatttaaagaaaatattaaatccgGTTTAATGTtcgagatattttatatattaagcttcattatttctttttattaccaTCTGCGACTATTCAtgattacacaaaatataacgTACGAGGTATAGTTATAGTCCGTTTACCCAAAGGTGCTATGTTTGAAGGCGTTATATGTTTTAACTTATTCATATGCAGGACCAGTTTATCCCTTCTTGCAAACGCTTTATTACAAACTTCACAAACGTACGGCTTTTcacctgaaaataataaatgcattttttaattttagtagtaGCT from the Nymphalis io chromosome 10, ilAglIoxx1.1, whole genome shotgun sequence genome contains:
- the LOC126771112 gene encoding LOW QUALITY PROTEIN: uncharacterized protein LOC126771112 (The sequence of the model RefSeq protein was modified relative to this genomic sequence to represent the inferred CDS: substituted 2 bases at 2 genomic stop codons) — its product is MDKMTEAQKTAYLEAHVAVQQHMAQAAAAARREQQQQQQQQQQQQQQQQQQQQQQQQQQQQQQQQQQQQQQQQQQQQQQQQQQQQQQQQQQQQHQQHQQQQQQQQSNNSNNTSRHHQEMQVSTQXVDTDNTHPGHPSPPTVSSTQHHYATINSPIKVPQVSSSTGGPDSTFTVPDDVGMGFEGGVRVLQSLGNWSPEVTNNIPRPNLIPFTEPYAEGGSMHPGTRLKALQGTAVRKHPAIKPTSSTNDGNKAFECTVCGKGLARKDKLTIHMRIHTGEKPYVCEVCNKAFARRDKLVLHMNKLKHITPSNIAPLGKRTITIPRINIFFKSIIKLKYXCLFAALKLDDVKPKQEDTKPSQAEIAAVAQQQQQQQQQQQQQQQQQQHSHQQPIQVCQVPGHNFTNSNLVHTSAATAAVAAATAGMVVSWSCELCGRLFATRDEWSAHAKSHLPDTKLLQDKMQQASQHQQQEKVHLTNQEKLQLLHHHNQNQQILNGHGIATASVSTATVVNEGGGGGAYFTHGHTHYAPERQHTHAHHLCLMCRQEFAGKAEFMFHVRGHFEGKVSDIAAADVLARSLVDNSGLCT